From a single Nakaseomyces glabratus chromosome F, complete sequence genomic region:
- the SEN15 gene encoding Sen15p (CAGL0F06435g~Ortholog(s) have tRNA-intron endonuclease activity, role in tRNA-type intron splice site recognition and cleavage and tRNA-intron endonuclease complex localization), whose product MSNLTERVRDNLLHFHLWTEVEEVPKQLNWKDDRIINILVGRPPHKLSNDDDEEQEGDCKRAKKEYILPVEMSMYKEGYLTLELLDKIFDDLCAASTQRLLLGIVNDDGTVLYYFAHKGIYKPKKN is encoded by the coding sequence ATTGCATTTCCATTTGTGGACAGAAGTAGAAGAAGTACCGAAACAGTTGAACTGGAAGGATGatagaataataaatattttagtCGGGAGACCTCCTCATAAGCTCAGTaacgatgatgatgaagaacaagaaggtGATTGTAAACGTGCCAAGAAAGAGTATATACTGCCTGTTGAGATGTCGATGTACAAAGAGGGCTACCTAACTTTAGAATTGCTCGATAAGATATTCGATGATCTGTGTGCTGCATCCACACAGAGACTTTTGCTTGGGATAGTTAATGATGATGGTACTGTGTTGTATTATTTTGCCCACAAGGGTATATACAAGCCAAAGAAAAACTGA